The Patescibacteria group bacterium DNA segment ATTTTTTTAAATAATAATTAAATTATGGAAATTAGAAATATTGCTATCATCGCACATGTTGATCATGGTAAAACAACCTTAACTGATGCTTTAATGAAGCAAACTGGCATGACAGATGGGTCAGTGACGATGGATAGCAATGACATGGAAAAAGAAAGGGGCATTACGATTTATTCTAAAAATACATCGGTTTTTTATAATGGAACTAAAATAAACATCGTTGATACGCCTGGCCACGCTGATTTCAGCTCTGAAGTTGAACGAATTTTGCGTTCAATTGACTGCGTCCTTCTTTTGGTGGATGCTCAAGAGGGTCCCATGCCTCAAACTAAGTTTGTTTTAAAAAAATCATTAGAACTTGGATTAAAACCAATTGTCGTTATTAATAAAATTGATAAGCCTGACGCTCGACCAGAAGAAGTTAGAGAGATGGTTTTTGAATTATTTTTAGATTTGGGAGCTAGCGATGAACAGTTAGATTTTCCGGTTATTTTTGCCACTTCAAAACTAGGCATAGCTAAATTGAATTTAGCAGATGAATCAACTGATTTAAACCCACTTTTAGATTTAATTTTAGATAAAGTTGTGCCGGTTCCAGCTAAGATGGTTGATGAGTTATTTAGCGCTCAACCTTTTAATTTAGCTTATGATAATTTTTTAGGCCGATGTGCTATTTGTCGAATTTATTCTGGAAAAGTTAAAAATGGTCAAACAATAAAAATAATTAATTCAGAAAAAAATAATCGGAGTGGTAAAATAACCAAGCTTTTTACTTTTCATGGCTTGGAAAGAAAAGAAGTCGAAGAAGCTGTGGCTGGTGATATTGTAATGATTGCTGGATTTCCAAATATTAATATCGGTGAAACTCTGGTTGAAAATGAATCTCAAATTCCTCTGCCGGATATTAAAATAGACGAGCCGACAATTTCTTTAAATTTTTTAGTTAACAATTCGCCCTTTGCTGGCCGAGAAGGAAAATTTGTAACCAGTCGACAATTGAAAGAGCGTTTAGAAAAAGAACTTGAGGTGAATGTTGGTCTTAAAGTAGATTTTTCAGAAACAGCTTATTATAATGTTTGCGGTCGAGGAGAATTACATATCGCTATTTTACTTGAGAATTTGCGACGTGAAGGTTATGAACTCCAAGTTTCACAACCAAAAGTTATCATTAAAAAAGAAAATGGTCTGGATCTTGAACCATTCGAGGAATTAACCATTGATGTGCCAGAAAAAAATTCAGGTGTCGTAATTGAAAAAATTTCTAAAAGACGAGGTCAATTAATTAATATAAAAAATCATCATAATCAAAGTCGTTTAATTTTTGAAATTCCAACGCGCGGTTTACTTGGTTATCGCAATGAATTTGTGGTTGATACGCGTGGTGAAGGAATTTTATGTACTCATTTTTTAGATTTTAAACCCTTTGTCGGAGAAATAGAAAAAAATGAGCTAGGTTCAATGATTTCTGGATTTTTAGGCAAATCCTCAGCCTATTCTTTAGCTAATTTACAAGAAAGAGGTTCCTTATATATCGGACCAAATGTTGAAGTTTATGAGGGTATGGTAATCGGAAATGTTGCCAAGGGAAATGATATGGTTGTTAATCCAATCAAGGGTAAAGCTTTAACTAATATGCGTGCTTCCGGTGCTGATGATGCCATAAAATTAGTTAATCCACTTGAAATCTCATTAGAACGTGGGCTAAGTATTGTTGGAGAAGATGAATATTTAGAAGTGACGCCTAAAAATATTCGTTTAAGAAAAAAAATGCTAACTGCTATTGAAAGAGCGCGCCACAAAAAGAAGTAAAATAAAATTATATTTTTTAAACTCATCAATTTTTGTTGGTGGTTTTTTTATTTAATATATATTACGTGGTTTTTAGTTTGTCTAACAACTAAATTTATGCTAAAATATATTCAATATGTCGCAGATTAAATTTAATTGGCCAATTTGTGGCCATCAAAATATAGTCAATTTTTTACAACACAGTATTCAACAAGATAATTTAATGAATGCTTATTTATTTTATGGTTCACAACATTTAGGTAAAACTGCTGTGGCAAAATATTTTATTCAATCTATTTTTTGTTCAGCCGAACAACGGCCTTGTCAACAATGCGTTTTGTGCCAACAAATTCAAAAAAATATCCATCCAGACATTATTTGGTTGACTCGAAATGAAGATAAAAAAAACATTACCATTGAACAAATTCGGGAATTACGCCAAAAATTAAGATTAGAATCGTTTTTAAACTCTTATAAAATAGCCGTTATTCAGCAAGCAGAATTAATGACTACCGAAGCCAGTAACGCCTTATTAAAAACATTGGAAGAGCCTAGTTGGCACACGATTATTATTTTAATTGCCGATCAAATCAAGTTGATTCCTAGTACAGTTATTTCACGTTGCCAAACTTTAAATTTTAAAACAGTTAGCCGTCAGACTATTAGTCAATTTTTAAAAGATAATTCTAAATTAAATAAATTAGATATTGAAAAAATTGTAGCTTTGAGTCTGGGTCGGCCAGGCATAGCGATGAATTTTATTCAGCAAACCGATAGTTGGCTTGAACATACTAAACGAGCGAAGGAATTTGTAAATCAAATTTTAGTTAATCAAAATTTAAATCAGCGTTTTAAATATATTCAGCAACTGGCTGGCGAACAAAAAACTTTTATTGAATCTCAAAATTCATGGCAAGAAGATTTGATGATGTGGAGTTTGATTGTTAGGGATCTAATTTTAATTAAAAAAAATTTAAGTCAGGCGATAACTTATCTAGAATTTGAAAATCAATTACGCCAAGTTACTTCAGATTACACACTTCAACAATTAACCAAATTTTTATATAATATACAACAGACGGGCATGTATTTAAAGCGCAATTTAAATCCTAAATTGGTTTTAGAAAATTTAATTCTTTCAATATAAATTTATGTCTAAGAAAATTTTATTTCTTATAACAATTTTAATTTTAATCTTACCTTTGTCTGGATGTATTACAATTAAAACTCAAAAAGACGCACCCAATGGTGGTATTTTTAAGGCTGTCGATGGGGCCATTGGCGTTGAAAGCTGGCAACAAAAAAATTTCATTGAGCAAATTGAAATTAAAAAATTTTTATCAAAAAAAACCGAAGTACGCACCATTGATTTAGCCAATATCAAAGAAATTATTTTTGATCCACAAGAAAGTCAAATTTTATATATTATTACCAACCAAGGTTTGCATGTCTCGTATGATGGAGCTGAAAAATGGACTAAAATTCATCCAGCTGGTAATATTAGTTCTTTAGCTACTCACCCGAGTGATCGCAATATTTTGTATTTAGCGGTTGGTAATTTAATTTATAAAACTTGGGACGCAGGGAATCAATGGCAAAATATTTATACTGAGGCAACTGGCGCAGGAATTAATAGTTTGGCCATAGACAGCTATGATGCACGTAAAGTTTATGCTGGTCGATCAGACGGGACATTAATTCGTAGTTTAGACAATGGTGACAGTTGGGACGTGGTCGAAAAATTTGACAATCCCATTAATAAAATATTGATTAATAAAAATGATACACGCATTATTTATATAGTGACACAAGATAAGGGTGTTTTTAAAACGACTGATTTAGGTGCCAATTGGCAGGATATTATTAATAGCGAAGTTAAAAAGGAATATAAGGGTATTACAACTATTTATCAGATTATGTTAAATTATGCTCATCGCGATGCTATTTTAATGGCAACTAACTATGGTTTGGTCGAAAGTTTAGATGGGGGACAGACTTGGCAAGCCTTTAATTTATTGTCAGCACCCAATAGTATGGTTTTTTATTCTTTAGCTGTAAATCCGCAAAATGATAATTATATTTATTACGGAACTAAAAATAATATTTATAAAACCACTGATCGAGGAGGCACTTGGATTACTCAAAATTTACCAACTTCCAGAACACCCACCAGTTTAAAAGTAGACCTAGATGATGGTCAAATTATTTATATGGGTGTGACTAAATTTGAAGAAAAAAAGGGTGGCTTATTTCGGTCGGGCTTGTAATTAGCAATTTAATTATTTAATTATTAATTTTTTAAATTAAATTTTATGAATCAAATCATTGAACAACACAATGCCAAATTTGACCAAATTATTGAACATTTAAAAACCGAATTGAAGGAATTACACATTGGTCGAGCTCAACCGAGTTTAGTTGAAAATGTAAAAATTGAATCTTATGGCACTCAAACACCTTTACAGCAATTAGGGAGTATTACGGTGAGTGATGCGAGATCGTTAGTTATTCAAATTTGGGATAAGAGTATTTTAAAAAATGTTGAAAAAGCTTTAATTGATTCACCAATTGAAATGAGCGTGAATGTGGACGGAGAACTGATTCGAATTAATTTACCAGCTTTAACCGAGGAACGTCGACAACAATTAACCAAAGTTTTACATCAACGTTTGGAACAGGCCAAAATTGCAGTTAGAAATTTGCGAGATGAGGTTAGAGATGAAATTATGCAAAAGTTTAGAGATAAAGAATTAACCGAAGATGATAAATATCGTTTATTTGAGGAATTGGATAAATTTACCGGCGAATATAATGATAAAATTAAAGAGATTGGCGAAAATAAAGAAAAAGAGATTATTACAGTTTAAATTTAATCATTGATTAAAAAATAATAAAATATGCTAACAACTATTTTAGTTTTTGTTTTAGTTTTAGGCTTAATCGTTTTTGTGCACGAATTGGGCCATTTTTTAACTGCTAAAAAATTTGGAGTTAAAGCTGAGGAATTTGGTTTTGGTTTTCCGCCACGCATCTGTGGTTGGCGGAAGGTTGGAGATAAACGAAAATTTTTTTTGGGCAACAAAGATATTTATTCTGATGACACAATTTATTCTTTAAATTGGATTCTGCTTGGCGGTTTTGTTAAAATTAAGGGTGAAAATGGTGAATCAAATCAAGATAAAGACAGTTTTAGTTATCAAAAAATTTGGCGTCGAACTTTAATTTTATCAGCTGGCGTTTTAATGAACGTAATTTTAGCTTTTATAATTTTTTCGGTTGGTTTTTCGGTTGGTTTACCCCAGTCTTTAGATGGTGACTTGCCCAACAGCGCTAGAATAAAAAATAGACACATTCAAATTATTGAAGTTTTGGCTGATTCGCCAGCTGATGAACGGGGGATTAAAATGGGAGATATTTTAATTGCGATTGATGATCAAGAATTTAAAAATATTTCAGAAATTCAGCAATACGTTGATCAACATCAGTCTCAAAATATTAATTTAACTTTACAAAGAGGTCAAGATAAAATTAATCAAGACATCGTACCAATTAAAAACGACGATCAGACCTCAGCTAAAATTGGAGTAAGTTTATCGGAAACTGGCATTGTCTCATATCCATGGTATAGAGCTATTTTATTAGGTATAACCACAACTATCAGTTTGTTGTGGTATATTGTTGTAGCCTTGTTTACGATAATTAAAAATTTAATTTTAGGTGCTGGTGTGCCAGAGGGTGTGGCCGGGCCAATTGGAGTAGCGGTTTGGACTGGTCAACTGGTAGATTTAGGTTGGATGTATGTTTTAAATTTTGTAGCCATCTTGTCGTTAAATTTGGCAATTATTAATTTTTTGCCCTTTCCAGCCTTAGATGGGGGACGAGTCTTATTTTTAGTTATTGAAAAATTACGTGGCAAGCCGGTTGATCAAAGGATAGAAAATTTAATCCATAGTATCGGTTTTATTTTATTAATTCTTTTGATGGTTTTGATAACTTATCGCGATATAGTTAAATATATATTTTAATAAAATTTATGAAGATCAACCTACCCTTTAAAATTGACGCATCTTCCAAAGAGATCATGGACTTAATGCGCTCTTGTAGTTATCATCTAATTCATGATAGAATGAATAATAAATTGAGTTATGTGCGTCCGTTGGGTAATTATCATTATCCAAGATTTCATATTTATATTGAAAATAATCCCCAGGGCGAATTAATTTTAAATTTACACTTAGATCAAAAAAGTGTAAGTTACGGAAGGCAGACGGCACATAGTGGGGAATATGATGATGAGACGGTAAAACAAGAAGGTGAGCGTTTAAAAATATTTTTAAATTTGAAAGCTTAAAATTATGTTACAATCAAAATTATTTACCAAAACAACTAAAACCATACCTCGAGATGAAATCAGTGTTAATTCCCAGCTTTTAATTAGAGCTGGCTTTATTGATAAAACCATGGCTGGGGTTTATTCATATTTACCTTTAGGTTTGAAAGTTTTAAATAAAATTAAAAATATTATTAGAGATGAAATGGACGCTATTGGTGGACAAGAAATTTTAATGCCCGCTTTAACCCCAAAAGAAATTTGGCAACAAACTCAACGCTATGACAATTTTGATGCTTTGTTTAAATTAAAAGGTATTGGTGATAAGGATTATGTTTTAGGTGCAACTCATGAGGAAGTGGTTACACCTTTAGTTAAAAATTTTGTTCAGTCATATAAAGATTTACCAGTTTATGTTTATCAAATTCAAGACAAATATCGTAATGAACCACGCGCTAAATCGGGTTTATTGCGCGGTCGAGAATTTAGTATGAAAGACTTATACTCTTTTCATCTAGATGAAAAGAATTTAGATGAATATTACGAAAAAGTTAAACAAGCTTATTTTAAAATTTTTAAACGAGTTGGTTTGGGCGAGATGACTTATTTAACTTATGCGTCTGGTGGTGTTTTTTCAAAATATTCGCACGAATTTCAATCTTTGGCTAAAACTGGAGAAGATATAATCTATCTTTGTAATAAATGTCACAACGCTTTAAATAAAGAACTAATTAAATCTGAAGGTAAAAAATGTCCGGAATGTGGCAACCTAGAATTAGAAGAAAAAACAGCCATTGAGGTGGGAAATATTTTTAAATTAGGTACTAAATTTTCTCAAGCTTTTGATTTAAATTATACTGACGAAAATGGCCAGCTTCAACCAGTTTTAATGGGTTGTTATGGTATGGGACCATCGAGAATTATGGGAGCCGTGGTAGAAATTCATCATGACACTAATGGAATAATTTGGCCACAAGAAATTACACCTTATCAAGTTCATTTATTAAATTTAGCTAGTCAACAGAAATTAACCGATAAAATTTATGAAACTTTACAAAAACGGCATATTGAAGTATTATATGATGATCGCGAGGTTTCACCAGGTACAAAACTTAAAGATGCTGATTTAATCGGTTTACCGTGGCGATTGGTCGTAAGCGATAAGACGGGAGATAAGGTTGAAATTAAACAGCGAACCAGTCAGGATATTAAATTAATTAAAGCTCAAGATATAATTAAAATTATTAATAAATAATATGTTTAAAAAGTTATTGGGTCATTTTATTCGAGCACACGACATGGGGATTGATATGGGAACAGTTAATACTTTAGTTTATGTCAGAGATAAAGGAATTGTAATTAATGAGCCATCAGTCGTGGCAATTAATACTAAATCAGATCAAATTTTAGCAATTGGCGATGAAGCTAAAAAAATGTTAGGGAAGACGCCAGAACATATTTTAGCGACTCGACCGTTAGAACGTGGAGTAATTTCTGATTTTGAGGCTACTGAAAAAATGATTCATTATTTTATTGATAAAGTTCATCAAACTAAAAATTTATTTTTACCTCACCCACGCATTGTAACGGGTTTACCATTAGACGTGACGGAGGTTGAAAAAAAGGCAGTTGAAGATGCTATTTTGCAGGCCGGAGCTCAACGTGTTTATTTGGTCGAAGAGCCTTTGGCAGCAGCGGTTGGCGCTCATTTACCAATTGAACAGCCGACCGGCTATATGATTGTTGACTTAGGGGGTGGCACAACTAAAATTGCGGTGATTTCTTTGGGAAGTATTGTTAGTCAAAAAAGTATTGATGTCGCTGGTCAAGAATTGAACAAAGATATTGTTCAGTATGCCCAAGACGAATTAAATATTTTATTAGGCGAAGAAACGGCTGAAAGATTAAAGATTAAAATTGGTTCGGCGGTGGTAGAAAAAGAGTTAAAAGAATTAAAAGTTAGGGGTCGTGATTTAAATACTGGCTTACCACGAGAGATAGTTTTAAATGAGGGACAGGTACTAGAAGCCATTAATCGATCACTAAGAATTATAGTTGATAATATAAAATACGTTTTAGAGGTAACACCACCAGAATTAGTGTCAGATATTTATGAACGGGGACTTTTCTTGAGTGGTGGCGGTGCTTTATTAAGAAACATTGACCAATATATTAGTCAACAAATTAATATTCAAGTAAATTTAATTGACGATCCTTTAACGGCAGTTGTGCGTGGCACGGGAGCTATTTTAGAAAATTTAGAAACCTTAAAAGAGGTTTTGATTCCATCTGCCAAGGAAGAAGCAAAAGAAAACAAAATTTAAATTTTTAAGTTTAAATTATTTTGACTTATGTCAAGGTTTAACCAATCAAAATTTAAACTGGCGGGGTTTGTTATACTTCTGCTTATTTTTTTATTATTTTTTGGAATTTTATCAGGTTTTAAAAATATAGTATTTAAAATTACTCAGCCTTTCAGTCGAGCTTTTTATGGCCTAAGCCAACGTGTTAACGATTCAATTGGTTGGTGGCAATATCGCGAAAGCTTTGCTGAAATACAAAATAAATTAGAATTGGAAATTAAAGATTTAGCGCTAGATCAAGTGGCTTTATTAAAATTAAAAGAAGAAAACCAAATTTTACGTCAAAATTTAGATTTTTTTAATCAAAAAAATTATGATTATAAATTAGCTAATTTAATTAGTAAAACTAGTCCGAGTTATTTAAACAATACTGACCAAGAAAATTTATGGATTATTGATCGAGGTTGGCAGGATAATTTAAAAAAAGATTATGCTGTTATCGTGCCACGCCAGACTAATCAAAATACGGTTGAAGGATTTTTGGTTGGTAAAATTTTTAAAGTTGAAAAAAATCAATCTTGGGTTTTGCCAGTTTTAGCTAATCAAAGCAAAATAGCCGCTAAAATTCTTAGTCAACAGCAAACAACGGGCTTAGTTGAGGGTATGTATAATCAAAATTTAAAAATGGATTTAATTCCACAAGATCAAGAAATTTACCAAGGAGACTTAGTTATAACTTCTGGTCTTGAGCCAGGAATGCCAGGTGATTTAATTCTAGGTCGAGTTAAAGAAATTGAAGAAACTAATTTACAAAAAATATTTAAAACTGCTCTAATTGAACCGTTAATTAATTTTGATCATATTAATTTAGTAACAGTTTTAATTCCACATGCAGAATAAAGCTTCAAAATCGTTTAAATTTATTTTTTATTTTATTTTAGCTGGATTAATTATTTTATTTCAGCTTAATTTTTTAAATCAAGTTCCGTATTTTAAAAATTTAAATTTGATTTTAGTTGGTTTAATTTTTTTAATTTTTATTAAAATTAAACACACTTGGTTTTATTTTTTATTAGTTGGTCTAATATTAGATTTGATTTTACCTTTGAATGATGGTTTTCTACTGATATACTTTGGTATAATTTGGTTAGTTAATATTTTTTTAATTCAGAAAATTATTATTGCTAATCAGGTGGTTAGTTTATTTTTGCTTTTATGTATTGATATAGTTTTTTATTATATATATTTATGGCTAGGTTTTTATGTATTAAATTTATTTTGGTCAACAACATCTAGTTTTGTTTTTAGCTGGCAAATATTAAAAGAAATTTTGCAACACATATTAATAAATAGTATTTTTTTAATTTTAATTTATTTTATTTTTAAAAATAAAATTGATCAATTACATGAAGGAAGTAAACCCTTTTATACCACAATTGGATAAAAATTTTAAAGAATATTCAGTCGGCAAACTAAAGGAGCATGAAATTGAGGGTGATTTTACCAGTGCCAGCCGAGCAAAATTTTTAAAACTTAGTTTTAATTCTAAAAATATTACTTGGATTTTTATTGTTTTTTTTCTGGGTATAATTGTTTTGGCAAGTAGATTATTTTTTTTGCAAATAGTAAAAAACGATTATTATTTAAATCTGGCCGAAGGCAATCGGATTCGTCTACACACAATTTTAAGCCCACGAGGAATTTTTTATGATCGCAATAATCAACCCTTAGTTAAAAATGTTCCTAGGTTTTTTTTACAAATTGTGCCAGCTGATTTACCATTAGACATAACCGAGCGTAATAATTTAATTCAACAAGTTAGCAATCAAACGCACATTATTCAATCTAAGATTGAAGATAGATTGGCAACAGTTTCAAAATATTCGTACCAACCAATTGTTTTTGATCAAACTTTGGATTATCAAACGGCTTTACTTTTTAAAACCCAGGAAAACAATTTGCCGGGTTTTAACATTGTAACTCAAGAATCGCGTGAATATCTTTATCCGCAAGCCTTGGCGCACGTTTTGGGCTATATTGGTATAATTTCTAGCGAAGAGATTCAAAAGCTTGAAAAAGAAAATTATACTTCACAAGATTTAATTGGTAAAACCGGTTTAGAATATTTTTACGAACCATTTTTAAAAGGTCAAAATGGTGTCGAAAAGGTTGAAGTGAATTCTATCGGTAAAGTTGCACGTGTTATTGATAGTCGTGCGCCTCAATCAGGTCAAGATATATATTTAACCTTGGATTTAGATTTACAACTTAGATTAACTGAAATTACGCAAGGAATTTTAGATAAAAATAATTTAGTTCGGGGTGCGGTTATAGCTATGGATCCTCGTGATGGCAGTGTTTTAGCCTTAAATTCTTTTCCAACCTTTGATAATAATAAATTTGTGACCGGTTTTTCACAGTCAGAATTTGAACAGGTTTTTAACAATCCCGATCAGCCATTATTTAAAAGATTTATCCAAGGAGAATATCCACCTGGTTCAGTTATTAAACCTTTAATCGCTTTAGGAGCTTTAGAAGAGGGAATTATTAATCGAAATACCAGTTTTTTAAGCGTAGGTGGTTTTTGGATAAGTGAATGGTTTTTCCCAGATTGGAAAGCTGGCGGGCATGGCTTAACAAATGTGACTAAAGCCATCGCTGAATCGGTTAATACCTTTTTTTATTATATTGGTGGCGGTTACCAAGATTTTCAAGGTTTAGGTTTGGAAAAGATAAATTATTATTTAAAAAAATTTGGTTTGACCCAAGTTACGGGCATAGATTTGGCTAATGAAAAAAGTGGATTTTTACCAACTCAAGAGTGGAAGGAAGAAGTTAAAAATGAAGTGTGGTATATTGGCGACACTTATCATTTGAGTATTGGACAGGGTGATGTGTTGGTTACGCCATTGCAAGTAGCTAATTATACCGCAGCGATTGCTAACGATGGGACGCTTTATCAACCACATTTAATTCAACAGCACCAACCAATAATTTTAAGTCAAAATTTAGTTGATTTTAAAAATTTAGAAATAGTTCAACAGGGCCTACACGAGACAACTTTATACGGTAGCGCCAGCAGTTTTTCGGCTTGGGGAATTAGCGCAGCAGGTAAAACCGGTACAGCTCAGGTGGGTGGTGACAAATTACCACATTCGTGGTTTACCGGATATGCGCCTTATGATGATCCGGAAATTGTTATTACGGTTTTAATTGAAAATGCCGGTGATGGCAGTTTGTATGCTTCACCCATCGCTAGGGAATTCTTAAAATATTATTTCGATCGCCAACCAGTAGTGGATAAACCGCTTGATTAAAATTTAAATTTATTGTATTCTTTACTTTATGTTTTATTAAAAATTAATTATAATTAATCAATATGACGAATCAACAATTTTCCAGTGAAACTTTATATGTTTCCAAAGAGATTTTAGAAAAATTTAGAGAAGAATTAGAAGATCGTAAAACCAACAAGCGTCAAGAAATTGCTCAACACATCAGTGAGGCAAAAGAACTTGGCGATTTATCAGAAAACGCCGAATATAGTCAGGCTAAGGACGAACAAGCTTTTAACGAGGGTAGAATTATTGAATTAGAGAATATTATTAGTAAGGCTAAAGTGGCTTCAAGTCATATTGGCTCAAAAACAGTTAGAGTAGGATCAACGGTCTCAGCTAAAGTTAATGATAGTATAAAAGACTACACCTTGGTTGGTTTAAATGAGGCCGATCCAATTAATAATAAAATTTCTAATCAATCGCCATTGGGACAAGCTTTGATGGATAGAATGGCCGGAGATAGTGGTACTTTTAAAGCTCCCAACGGTGAAGTTAGTTTTAAAATTTTAAAAATCAAATAACTACGTTTTATGTCTCAAGAATTAGAAAAAAACGAATACCAAATTCGAAGAGAAAAATTAGATGATTTGAAACAATTTCAAGCTGATCTTTATCCGGCTCGGGCAAAAAAAACTTGTTCTATCGATCAGCTTAAAATTAATTTTAAGATTTGGTTTAAAAAAAATAAATCAATTAATTTAGTTGGTCGAATTAAAACTAAGCGCGAGCATGGTAATTTAACTTTTGTAAATTTAGAAGATTTAGGTGGTCAGTTTCAATTAGCTTTTTCTAAAAAAGATATTGGAACAGAAAAATATAAAAATTTTGTTAAACTTATCGACATAGCTGATTTTATTCAAGTTACTGGCACTTTATTTACTACTCATCAAGGTGAACCAACTTTAATGGTTAAAAAGTGGCAACTTTTGTCAAAAGCCTTACGACCGTTGCCTGAAAAATGGCATGGCTTAAAAGATCAAGAATTGCGTTATCGTCAGCGTTATGTTGATTTAATTATCAATCAAGATGTGCGCGAATTGTTTATTAAAAAAAGTCAATTTATTCAGAATATCCGTCAATTTTTAATTGACCAAAAATTTTTAGAAGTTGAAACGCCAACTTTAGAGGCTGTGCCTGGTGGCGCTGAGGCCGAACCCTTTATTACCCATCATAATACTTTAGATATTGATTTATATTTACGCATTTCATTAGAATTGCATTTAAAGCGCTTAATGGTGGGTGGCTATGAAAAAGTTTTTGAAATTGGTAAAGTTTTTCGCAACGAGGGCATGAGTCAACAACACTTGCAAGAGTTTACTTTAATGGAATTTTATTGGGCTTATGCCGATTGGCAGGATTTAATGCAATTAACGCAAAAAATGTACGCTCAAGTAATTAAACAAACTTTTAGTAAATTAAAATTTAATTATCAAGGCACACAAATTGACTTTAAAGCTCCTTGGCAAAAAATTAATTATATTGAGATTTTTAAAAAGAAAACCGGTGTTGATTTAGAAAAACCAGATGCAACTGAAAAATTATTTAATTTTTTAAAAACCAAAGATAAAAAGGTTTTTGATGAATTTAAAAAATTACAAGG contains these protein-coding regions:
- the mrdA gene encoding penicillin-binding protein 2 translates to MKEVNPFIPQLDKNFKEYSVGKLKEHEIEGDFTSASRAKFLKLSFNSKNITWIFIVFFLGIIVLASRLFFLQIVKNDYYLNLAEGNRIRLHTILSPRGIFYDRNNQPLVKNVPRFFLQIVPADLPLDITERNNLIQQVSNQTHIIQSKIEDRLATVSKYSYQPIVFDQTLDYQTALLFKTQENNLPGFNIVTQESREYLYPQALAHVLGYIGIISSEEIQKLEKENYTSQDLIGKTGLEYFYEPFLKGQNGVEKVEVNSIGKVARVIDSRAPQSGQDIYLTLDLDLQLRLTEITQGILDKNNLVRGAVIAMDPRDGSVLALNSFPTFDNNKFVTGFSQSEFEQVFNNPDQPLFKRFIQGEYPPGSVIKPLIALGALEEGIINRNTSFLSVGGFWISEWFFPDWKAGGHGLTNVTKAIAESVNTFFYYIGGGYQDFQGLGLEKINYYLKKFGLTQVTGIDLANEKSGFLPTQEWKEEVKNEVWYIGDTYHLSIGQGDVLVTPLQVANYTAAIANDGTLYQPHLIQQHQPIILSQNLVDFKNLEIVQQGLHETTLYGSASSFSAWGISAAGKTGTAQVGGDKLPHSWFTGYAPYDDPEIVITVLIENAGDGSLYASPIAREFLKYYFDRQPVVDKPLD
- the lysS gene encoding lysine--tRNA ligase: MSQELEKNEYQIRREKLDDLKQFQADLYPARAKKTCSIDQLKINFKIWFKKNKSINLVGRIKTKREHGNLTFVNLEDLGGQFQLAFSKKDIGTEKYKNFVKLIDIADFIQVTGTLFTTHQGEPTLMVKKWQLLSKALRPLPEKWHGLKDQELRYRQRYVDLIINQDVRELFIKKSQFIQNIRQFLIDQKFLEVETPTLEAVPGGAEAEPFITHHNTLDIDLYLRISLELHLKRLMVGGYEKVFEIGKVFRNEGMSQQHLQEFTLMEFYWAYADWQDLMQLTQKMYAQVIKQTFSKLKFNYQGTQIDFKAPWQKINYIEIFKKKTGVDLEKPDATEKLFNFLKTKDKKVFDEFKKLQGQDINQLGRVIDTVYKHHIRPEIVQPTFLYHHPVAVSPLAKRDPEYPQRTQRFQILVLGAEVGNGYSELNDPIDQQQRFEQQVKMRDLGDKEAQMMDQDFIRALEHGMPPTGGFGMGIDRLFMYLTDQPSVRDIVLFPTMRPEKE
- the greA gene encoding transcription elongation factor GreA gives rise to the protein MTNQQFSSETLYVSKEILEKFREELEDRKTNKRQEIAQHISEAKELGDLSENAEYSQAKDEQAFNEGRIIELENIISKAKVASSHIGSKTVRVGSTVSAKVNDSIKDYTLVGLNEADPINNKISNQSPLGQALMDRMAGDSGTFKAPNGEVSFKILKIK
- a CDS encoding rod shape-determining protein MreC, with amino-acid sequence MSRFNQSKFKLAGFVILLLIFLLFFGILSGFKNIVFKITQPFSRAFYGLSQRVNDSIGWWQYRESFAEIQNKLELEIKDLALDQVALLKLKEENQILRQNLDFFNQKNYDYKLANLISKTSPSYLNNTDQENLWIIDRGWQDNLKKDYAVIVPRQTNQNTVEGFLVGKIFKVEKNQSWVLPVLANQSKIAAKILSQQQTTGLVEGMYNQNLKMDLIPQDQEIYQGDLVITSGLEPGMPGDLILGRVKEIEETNLQKIFKTALIEPLINFDHINLVTVLIPHAE